The following are encoded together in the Cryptococcus neoformans var. neoformans JEC21 chromosome 9 sequence genome:
- a CDS encoding farnesyltranstransferase, putative, giving the protein MDYSNLRQTIADPKWSESQENILMEPYIYISQNPGKEIRSKLIDAFNQWLEVDKDDLKVITKVVRMLHNASLLMDDVEDNSELRRGLPVAHTIYGVPQTINAANYVYFLAFQELLQLRSGVMGKGKDKEVDLVAAVNEELLQLHRGQGMDLFWRDSLTCPTEKEYIDMVLGKAGGLLRLAVKLMMAKSDSNVDYVPLVNLISVWFQIRDDYMNLQSPAYKSNKGFCEDLTEGKFSFPVVHGVRADTSNRQILNVLQKRTSSIDLKQHIVDYLSNHTKSFHYTRKVLTELEVQIMEEIKALGGNQRLENVVLALSLEESEEHL; this is encoded by the exons ATGGACTATTCAAACCTCCGTCAAACAATCGCCGACCCAAAATGGTCGGAATCACAGGAGAAC ATATTGATGGAACCTTATATATACATATCCCAAAATCCTGGCAAAGAAATACGATCAAAACTTATCGACGCTTTCAATCAGTGGTTAGAGGTTGATAAGGATGATTTAAAGGTAATCACAAAGGTTGTGAGAATGCTGCACAATGCTAGTCTTTT AATGGATGACGTGGAAGACAACTCGGAACTAAGAAGAGGTCTTCCCGTTGCTCATACCATCTACGGCGTTCCCCAAACCATTAACGCGGCCAATTACGTTTATTTCCTCGCTTTTCAAGAACTTCTTCAGCTACGATCGGGAgtgatggggaagggaaaagataaagaagtCGACCTGGTGGCTGCTGTCAATG AGGAACTGTTGCAATTGCATCGAGGCCAAGGGATGGATTTGTTCTGGCGAGATAGCCTGACATGTCCGACAGAGAAGGAGTATATTGACATGGTCCTTGGGA AGGCTGGAGGACTCTTGCGGTTAGCGGTGAAGCTCATGATGGCGAAATCGGACTCTAACGT AGACTATGTGCCGCTAGTCAACCTCATCTCGGTGTGGTTCCAAATTCGAGATGACTATATGAACCTCCAGTCACCCGCC TACAAGAGCAACAAGGGTTTCTGTGAAGATTTGACGGAAGGAAAATTCAGTTTTCCTGTGGTGCACGGCGTTAGGGCAGATACTTCCAACCGGCAGATCTTAA ATGTGCTCCAGAAGCGGACGTCATCAATCGACCTTAAACAACACATCGTCGACTATCTTAGCAACCATACCAAATCATTCCATTATACCCGCAAGGTGTTGACAGAGCTCGAGGTTCAGATTATGGAGGAAATCAAAGCGCTGGGAGGCAATCAGAGGCTGGAGAATGTGGTGCTGGCGTTGAGtttggaagagagtgaggagCATCTTTGA
- a CDS encoding multidrug transporter, putative: MISIITLRDIMSSSLQPALLSNQMSITASLPSLDDANPIDDPNPRTACVTPNLSKLTLLKTPMSEYSPTTPPLSLPVRLDQPISPLSTSAKILSPPAYPGSGTLSDPYVVDFLPSSPLNPYNWSKRYRWAITALIGVTALCPPFASVSYSTTVGEVVEAYGISRELAIAGISLFILGFGLGPLFWAPISEIYGRQIAFAASYPIFTIFNLGTALSHNTVALMVTRFFAGVFGSSPLTNAGAQVGDMWAVNERALATSVFALAPFLGPVLGPIVGGYVTERCGYRWVYWIQFIYAAVMTILSIIVVPETYAPTILRRRARSLQAAALSEGREEYYIAKYDTVKKSKREVILVGLCRPFEMLFTEVIVGCLSIYGALIYGILYLFFTAFPIVFQQTRGWTVGESGLSFLGMGVGLISGVILNPFLSSHFYSRSRSQLQSHLISSGHAHTHPPPEARLPVCCIGAILAPIGLFWFAWTSAPPVHWIVPIIACLPFGLAFLLIFTSMTNYLIDSYELYAASALAAQAVSRCMFGAIFPLFASQMYETLGLHWAGTLVAFLSLACAPMPFLFHRYGPYLRRKSKYAPSIPSVALNKAGEIEQARTEDEKNEEHSAVNRRRRELEAGGIEPEWAADAGLDAHTDGAGERERAWDVEKGI; this comes from the exons ATGATTAGTATAATAACACTACGAGACATCATGTCCTCTTCACTCCAACCGGCTCTCTTATCAAATCAAATGAGCATCACTGCCTCTTTACCGTCGTTAGACGATGCCAATCCTATAGACGACCCTAATCCGCGCACGGCCTGTGTCACGCCCAACTTAAGCAAGCTCACGCTCCTTAAAACCCCCATGTCAGAGTACAGTCCCACCACAccacctctttcacttCCTGTCCGCCTCGACCAACCCATCTCTCCGCTCTCCACTTCCGCCAAGATATTATCACCACCAGCTTATCCCGGATCAGGCACATTGTCTGATCCATATGTCGTCGATTTtttaccatcttcaccGCTCAATCCCTATAACTGGTCTAAAAGATACCGATGGGCGATTACCGCTTTGATAGGGGTGACGGCACTATGTCCTCCTTTTGCGAGTGTATCTTATTCCACAACGGTAGGAGAAGTGGTGGAAGCGTACGGGATTAGCAGGGAGCTAGCCATAGCTGGGATCTCACTCTTCATCCTAG GCTTCGGACTTGGACCCCTTTTCTGGGCCCCCATCTCCGAAATATATGGTCGCCAAATTGCCTTTGCCGCTTCCTACCCTATCTTCACAATCTTTAACCTCGGTACCGCTCTTTCCCATAATACTGTAGCATTGATGGTGACGAGATTTTTTGCTGGGGTTTTCGGAAGTTCTCCTCTGACCAACGCTGGTGCGCAAGTTGGAGATATGTGGGCTGT GAATGAAAGAGCTCTGGCGACTAGTGTCTTTGCCCTAGCACCGTTCTTAGGTCCTGTGCTCG GACCCATCGTTGGGGGATATGTAACTGAGCGTTGTGGCTACAGATGGGTATATTGGATCCAATTCATTTATGCTGC CGTCATGACCATCCTCTCTATCATCGTGGTCCCCGAAACATACGCCCCCACCAtcctccgccgccgcgcCCGTTCACTCCAAGCTGCAGCTCTATCAGAAGGCAGGGAGGAGTATTATATCGCAAAGTACGACACGGTCAAGAAGAGTAAGAGAGAAGTCATCCTGGTGGGACTATGTCGGCCTTTTGAGATGTTGTTTACGGAAGTCATTGTTGGTTGCTTGTCAATCTATGGTGCGTTAATTTATGGCAT ATTATACTTGTTCTTCACCGCTTTCCCTATCGTCTTTCAACAGACTCGAGGATGGACTG TCGGCGAATCTGggctttccttcctcggTATGGGCGTCGGTCTCATCTCAGGTGTTATCCTAaaccctttcctctcctcccactTCTATTCCCGTTCCCGCTCTCAATTGCAATCCCACCTCATATCTTCCGGACACGCTCAcacccatcctcctccagaaGCTCGTCTCCCTGTCTGCTGCATCGGCGCCATCCTTGCCCCTATCGGTCTCTTCTGGTTCGCGTGGACTTCCGCCCCACCCGTCCACTGGATCGTACCTATCATCGCCTGTCTCCCCTTCGGTCTCGCTTTTCTGCTGATTTTTACGAGCATGACGAACTACTTGATTGACAGTTATGAACTGTACGCAGCAAGTGCGCTCGCCGCCCAAGCGGTGAGTAGATGCATGTTTGGGGCGATCTTCCCACTGTTTGCGAGTCAGATGTATGAGACCTTGGGACTACACTGGGCAGGAACTT TGGtcgccttcctttccctcgcCTGTGCACCCATGCCATTTCTATTCCACAGATATGGCCCCTACCTCCGGCGTAAATCCAAATACGCgccttccattccttctGTCGCTTTGAACAAAGCAGGTGAAATAGAACAGGCGAGAacggaggatgaaaagaatgaagagcaCAGCGCTGTTAatcggaggaggagagaactggAAGCTGGGGGAATAGAGCCGGAATGGGCGGCTGACGCGGGGTTGGATGCGCACACTGATGGTgcgggagagagggaaagagcaTGGGATGTGGAGAAAGGAATATAG
- a CDS encoding polyadenylation factor 64 kDa subunit, putative has product MPPNASKTVFVANIPYDVSEEQLANVFSEAGPVANVEIKFDANTGRSKGYAFVQFYDEATALSAVRNLQDAPVNGRNLRVELSTDEPGPRRRGPGPGAVGVGAAPGAGGPGVGGPSASLGGPRPMVPAPGPGGAPPFTSTGAGAPGYPPRAPFDPRYPQAHSQSHENTPPPAGVGARRQGGDDIDLRMAPQGIDLLPGQKAVDTISKTLAGIAPGQMGDVMTSMKSLIQTNPDQARQLLSQQPQLAYALFQAMLLLNLVDPSVLSSIQPLAASASAAASGGAASVAPGPGGAGARAPNYPPYPPPTQTQGPPGGQQAFRPPPQALYGGAPPLPNQNQNQNQNQNPPYPPYPSGPGVPGGVSGAGAGIPPPTSTPVPPTPHPAHAVPVGPPGGPAPPAPGLASLPPAAQAALSTLPPDQQQMLLQVLQLSPAQIAALDPTQKASVMQLRQQFLGTA; this is encoded by the exons ATGCCCCCCAACGCCTCCAAGACAGTCTTTG TCGCAAATATCCCATA CGATGTATCCGAAGAACAGCTTGCCAACGTCTTTTCAGAGGCTGGGCCTGTAGCCAACGTCGA AATCAAGTTTGATGCCAACACTGGTAGATCAAAAGGTTATGCTTTCGTGCAATTCTATG ACGAAGCAACTGCCCTCTCCGCTGTGCGCAACCTCCAAGACGCACCCGTAAATGGGCGAAACCTCCGTGTAGAACTTTCAACCGATGAACCTGGTCCCCGTCGGCGCGGTCCTGGTCCTGGTGCTGTAGGTGTGGGTGCTGCTCCTGGAGCCGGTGGACCCGGAGTCGGTGGACCCTCTGCATCCCTCGGTGGTCCTCGGCCCATGGTCCCAGCACCAGGTCCAGGTGGTGCTCCTCCCTTCACCAGCACCGGCGCCGGCGCACCCGGTTATCCTCCCCGAGCACCATTCGACCCCCGTTATCCCCAAGCCCACTCTCAGTCACACGAGAACACCCCTCCTCCCGCCGGTGTCGGCGCTAGAAGACAAGGCGGGGATGATATCGATTTGAGGATGGCGCCTCAGGGTATAGACTTGCTTCCAGGACAAAAGGCGGTGGATACGATAAGCAAAACTTTGGCGGGGATTGCGCCCGGTCAAATGGGGGATGTTATGACCAGTATGAAG TCGCTTATCCAAACAAACCCTGACCAAGCCCGCCAACTCTTGAGCCAACAGCCCCAACTCGCATACGCCCTCTTCCAAGCTatgcttcttctcaaccttGTCGACCCTTCTGTTCTGTCTAGTATCCAGCCTTTGGCAGCTTCCGCTTCTGCAGCTGCTTCTGGTGGGGCTGCGTCTGTAGCCCCCGGTCCTGGTGGTGCAGGTGCAAGAGCACCCAACTACCCACCGTACCCCCCTCCGACCCAAACCCAAGGTCCACCTGGCGGCCAACAAGCCTTCCGTCCTCCGCCCCAAGCCCTCTATGGAGGCGCAccccctcttcccaacCAAAACCAAAATCAGAACCAAAACCAAAACCCTCCTTACCCACCCTATCCCTCTGGTCCCGGCGTCCCCGGGGGTGTGTCTGGTGCCGGTGCCGGCATACCACCTCCCACTTCTACACCCGTACCTCCCACCCCGCATCCCGCTCACGCCGTCCCAGTTGGTCCACCCGGTGGACCCGCACCACCAGCCCCAGGATTGGCATCCCTCCCCCCTGCGGCGCAAGCCGCACTCTCCACACTCCCTCCTGACCAACAACAGATGCTTCTCCAGGTTTTACAGCTCTCGCCAGCGCAGATTGCGGCGTTGGATCCGACGCAAAAGGCTTCAGTCATGCAACTC CGACAACAATTCCTCGGGACTGCTTAG
- a CDS encoding endoplasmic reticulum receptor, putative — MATPANATSVVDAQKRAPQELKNVVDFLRAKAGPKVRLGILNGKRVEYFKGKTAIRTLLSPHYQKLKKVPPVKDEDEAKELMVRLLPFAFFLRTDRPVPETPIPSGQPKPLRLSPQQSFDPLAYYTWFYDGSPLYTYLGGLAMVLIMLAGVMFPLWPVKLRIGVWYLSVGVLGLVGAFLGLAVVRLVFWCVTVLTMKRAIWIFPNLFEDVGFVDSFIPGWDYDEPKKKKKSGTHAKGHTHIKKHKSGSGSASGKAKHGQGHAGGVEVSSPAPSSALPTAAEVGARTEGESEGVRKRVTVEDADEE; from the exons ATGGCAACGCCCGCAAACGCTACATCCGTCGTGGATGCCCA AAAACGTGCCCCTCAAGAATTAAAAAATGTAGTCGACTTTTTACGTGCAAAAGCAGGACCAAAAGTCCGGCTGGGTATCCtgaatgggaagagagtCGAGTACTTTAAAG GCAAAACGGCGATCCGCACATTGCTTAGCCCCCATTACCAGAAACTGAAAAAGGTGCCTCCTGtaaaggatgaggatgaagcgaAAGAGCTCATGGTCAGGCTGTTACCCTT CGCCTTTTTCCTCCGCACCGACCGACCCGTTCCCGAAactcccatcccttctgGCCAACCGAAACCCCTCCGTCTCTCCCCACAACAATCGTTCGACCCACTCGCGTACTATACCTGGTTCTACGACGGTTCCCCGCTATACACTTACCTCGGCGGATTGGCCATGGTGCTGATCATGTTGGCGGGTGTCATGTTCCCACTTTGGCCGGTGAAACTGAGGATCGGGGTATGGTATTTGAGTGTAGGCGTGTTGGGCCTGGTAGGAGCGTTTTTGGGGCTGGCGGTGGTGAGGTTGGTGTTTTGGTGTGTGACGGtgttgacgatgaagagggcgaTTTGGATCTTTCCGAATTTATTTGAAGATGTCGGTTTT GTCGACTCGTTCATCCCCGGATGGGATTACGACGAAcccaaaaagaagaagaagagcggtACCCACGCCAAAGGTCATACCCATATCAAGAAACACAAGTCTGGATCTGGATCGGCGTCTGGCAAGGCCAAGCATGGGCAGGGACATGCAGGAGGGGTGGAAGTATCTTCCCCTGCGCCCAGCTCGGCACTTCCTACTGCGGCCGAAGTTGGGGCTAGGACTGAAGGTGAGAGTGAGGGAGtgaggaaaagggtgaCTGTAGAAGATGCGGATGAAGAGTGA
- a CDS encoding mitochondrial protein required for respiration, putative: protein MARPSIRLFSLAFTPRPLGTPRVARLSLRPRTTGAHRPFGSAPSGVNSTASKYTPKSSSSSISILLRPTSLILILVPILTGFLGVWQLKRLRWKLDLIEEVDRNLHKEPMLLPGNINMDALPEFSFRRVLIKGQFTGPPILLGPQTYEGFPGYHLILPFLRPGDGGGSSGGGGSTILVNRGFITTTRANAIRAGSQVPPGLTRDKAGKLVGNGEEVVVEGLLPKTGERTVWMHENKPETNEWFWKDVEKMAEVCGGEEKGVQPVLVDALAEPDQSPTLLMQQGIPVGRPAHVELRNQHAQYAAIWLSLSASTTVMLGYILTRGRGKPKTRRPKLY from the exons ATGGCCCGTCCTTCAATCCGCCTTTTCTCTCTGGCTTTCACCCCACGCCCTTTAGGTACTCCGCGGGTCGCTCGTCTCTCTCTGCGACCCCGCACGACGGGCGCCCACCGACCATTCGGCTCTGCCCCATCCGGCGTCAACTCTACCGCCTCGAAATACACCCCCAaatcgtcctcctccagcatctccatcctcctaAGACCGACGTCGTTGATTTTGATTCTTGTGCCTATATTAACGGGGTTTTTGGGGGTATGGCAGTTGAAGCGGTTGAGGTGGAAGTTGGATTTGATCGAAGAGGTGGATCGGAATTTGCACAAGGAACCCATGTTGTTGCCCGGGAATATCAA TATGGACGCCCTCCCCGAATTCTCGTTTAGACGCGTATTGATAAAGGGCCAATTCACCGGTCCGCCCATCTTACTCGGTCCACAGACGTATGAAGGTTTCCCAGGTTATCACCTCATCCTACCCTTTCTCCGCCCCGGCGATGGCGGGGGATCGAGCGGTGGCGGGGGATCGACGATCTTGGTGAACCGGGGGTTTATCACCACGACTCGGGCGAATGCGATCCGTGCCGGTAGCCAGGTCCCGCCCGGCTTGACGCGGGATAAGGCAGGAAAGCTGGTGGGCAAcggggaagaggtggtggtggaagggtTGTTGCCAAAGACGGGGGAGAGGACGGTGTGgatgcatgagaataagCCAGAGACGAATGAGTGGTTCTGGAAggatgtggagaagatggcagAGGTTTGTGGtggggaggaaaagggggTGCAGCCGGTTTTGGTGGATGCTCTTGCCG AGCCAGATCAGTCGCCGACATTGTTGATGCAGCAGGGTATCCCTGTAGGTCGACCGGCCCATGTCGAGTTGAGGAATCAACACGCCCAGTATGCGGCCATCTG GCTATCATTATCAGCGTCAACAACGGTGATGCTTGGGTACATCCTCACgcgaggaaggggaaagcCCAAGACGAGGCGACCAAAGTTGTACTAG
- a CDS encoding ubiquitin-like conjugating enzyme, putative — MFARRVPGGFPKLQFTTTTRRCLFCTSPMAPLQFQPLASQPTPAFWAALAAHKLNHLKLDDSHLPITAQIEPAKRVLINKERVDDTADVGIDGSLVVGGDAFEAERGRLPPNAVSVTGTLKIFNTIEEFKDTSAKKRLFDDLVSQMLESFDTDRPVLNPFLLVTFADLKKYVYHYWFAFPALVSSPAWVMDGEFMPVDEIEDIRKLAQSHFQHNTTAFLLKGAAPHLSAAPLSSCSTFYDKTQSEMVTVVFHDTSSLPSNPGWGLRNVLYYLSAKHGITSLVVICLREGSSSTQASLSLSSPPSTAPAKPPQAVGWERHPSGKLSPRVADLGPMMDPTRLAAQAVDLNLKLIKWRLLPALDLDKISGTRCLLLGAGTLGCYVARILMGWGVRNITLVDSSTVSYSNPVRQPLFTFSDCLNGGLPKAPTAAKKLQEIFPGVNAQGVVLGIPMPGHPISSSDDAVEKDVAKLEALVKSHDAVFLLMDSRESRWLPTVLGRKWGKVVVNAALGFDSFLVMRHGAGAGAGARRIQSDEGGVGEKGLGCYYCNDIVAPTDSLSDRTLDQMCTVTRPGVAPIAAAMAVELLISVLQHPLGVHAPAERPDTAETSTSTKTSPLGCVPHQLRGQMYQWKTQIVEGEAFDRCTGCSDYVLNEYETNGFAFLRRVFNEKDYLEKVTGLDELYRESEKVIEGMEGLDWDSEGEE, encoded by the exons ATGTTCGCAAGACGCGTCCCGGGGGGCTTCCCTAAGCTACAATTCACAACAACCACTCGCAGATGTCTCTTCTGCACATCTCCCATGGCGCCACTCCAGTTCCAGCCACTCGCCTCCCAGCCAACCCCCGCCTTCTGGGCAGCCCTCGCAGCCCACAAACTCAACCACCTCAAGCTCGACGACTCCCACCTCCCCATCACAGCCCAGATCGAGCCCGCAAAGCGCGTCCTCATCAACAAGGAGCGTGTGGACGATACGGCGGACGTGGGGATCGATGGCTCGTTGGTCGTGGGCGGCGACGCGTTCGAGGCGGAGCGCGGTAG ATTGCCACCCAACGCCGTCTCTGTCACCGGCACGCTCAAGATATTCAACACGATTGAGGAATTCAAGGATACGTCTGCCAAAAAGCGGCTCTTTGATGATCTCGTCTCCCAG ATGCTCGAATCGTTCGACACTGATCGACCCGTGCTCAACCCTTTTCTACTCGTCACTTTTGCAGACCTGAAAAAGTATGTGTACCACTATTGGTTTGCGTTCCCTGCGCTCGTCTCGAGTCCGGCGTGGGTTATGGATGGAGAGTTTATGCCTGTGGAT gagattgaagacATTCGAAAATTGGCACAGTCCCATTTCCAACACAACACGACTGCTTTCCTCTTGAAAGGCGCTGCCCCTCATCTATCTGCGGCCCCATTATCTTCATGCTCTACATTCTACGACAAGACGCAAAGTGAAATG GTGACCGTCGTCTTCCACGATACgtcttccctcccttccaaCCCAGGATGGGGACTCCGTAATGTGCTGTACTACCTCTCCGCCAAACACGGCATCACCTCTCTCGTCGTCATATGTCTAAGGGAAGGTTCCTCCAGTACCCAAGCTTCCttatctctctcttctccccccTCGACCGCCCCGGCCAAACCACCCCAGGCGGTAGGCTGGGAACGTCATCCGTCGGGTAAACTGTCCCCCCGGGTCGCAGATCTGGGACCGATGATGGACCCTACCCGCCTCGCGGCGCAAGCTGTGGATTTGAATCTAAAGCTGATCAAGTGGAGACTCTTGCCGGCATTGGATTTGGACAAGATATCGGGCACGAGATGTTTGTTGCTGGGTGCAGGCACGTTGGGGTGTTATGTGGCTAGGATCTTGATG GGCTGGGGAGTCCGGAACATTACCCTCGTCGATTCATCGACCGTATCCTACTCGAACCCTGTCCGCCAACCGCTCTTCACATTCTCAGACTGTCTCAACGGCGGGCTCCCCAAGGCACCTACGGCCGCAAAGAAGCTACAGGAGATTTTCCCCGGTGTGAATGCCCAGGGCGTGGTGCTCGGTATCCCCATGCCCGGGCATCCGATCTCGTCGTCAGATGACgcggtggagaaggatgtaGCGAAGCTGGAAGCGTTGGTGAAATCGCATGATGCGGTGTTCTTGTTGATGGATTCGAGGGAATCGAGGTGGTTGCCGACAGTGTTGGGGAGAAAGTgggggaaggtggtggtgaaTGCCGCGTTGGGCTTTGACTCGTTCTTGGTCATGCGGCATGGGGCGGGAGCGGGAGCGGGAGCGAGGAGGATCCAGTCGGATGAAGggggggtgggggagaAAGGTTTAGGGTGTTATTATTGTAATGATATTGTCGCTCCCACCGAC AGTCTAAGCGATAGAACATTGGACCAGATGTGTACGGTCACTCGACCGGGTGTGGCGCCGATTGCGGCGGCGATGGCGGTAGAGCTCTTGATATCTGTTTTACAGCATCCTCTTGG GGTGCACGCTCCCGCCGAAAGACCGGATACCGCGGAAACAAGCACAAGCACAAAAACGTCGCCTCTGGGATGTGTACCGCATCAGTTGCGGGGACAGATGTATCAGTGGAAAACACAGATTGTAGAAGGCGAGGCGTTTGATCGATGTACCGGATGTTCAGACTAT GTACTGAACGAATACGAGACCAATGGCTTTGCGTTCCTCCGACGGGTGTTTAATGAAAAGGATTATTTGGAGAAAGTGACGGGTTTGGATGAGTTGTACAGGGAGAGTGAAAAGGTTATAGAGGGCATGGAGGGGTTGGATTGGGATAGCGAGGGGGAAGAGTGA